From Vitis vinifera cultivar Pinot Noir 40024 chromosome 14, ASM3070453v1, a single genomic window includes:
- the LOC104878676 gene encoding uncharacterized protein LOC104878676, whose translation METETTFSHVAPPIFDGDNYQAWAVRMTVHLEALDLWEAIEEDYDVPPLPANPTMAQLKSHKERKTRKSKAKAYLFSTVSSTIFTRIMNLESAKDIWDYLKKEYQGNERTKNMKVLNLIREFEMLKMKETENIKDYSDKLLGIVNKVRLLGKDFSDERIVQKILVTLPEKHKSKGE comes from the exons ATGGAAACTGAAACAACTTTCTCCCATGTTGCACCACCAATTTTTGATGGTGATAACTATCAAGCCTGGGCTGTTAGAATGACAGTCCATCTTGAAGCATTAGATCTTTGGGAAGCTATAGAGGAAGACTATGATGTTCCCCCATTGCCGGCGAACCCTACGATGGCTCAGCTTAAGAGCCACAAAGAGAGGAAGACCAGGAAGTCCAAAGCTAAAGCCTACTTATTCTCTACTGTTTCAAGCACTATATTTACAAGAATCATGAACCTGGAGTCAGCAAAAGATATTTGGGACTACCTCAAAAAGGAATACCAAGGCAATGAAAGAACCAAAAATATGAAAGTACTCAACTTGATCAGGGAGTTTGAAATGCTGAAAATGAAGGAGACAGAAAACATCAAAGACTACTCTGACAAGTTGCTGGGCATAGTAAACAAGGTGAGGTTGCTTGGTAAGGACTTCTCTGATGAACGAATTGTGCAAAAAATTCTTGTAACTCTGCCTGAAAA GCACAAGAGCAAAGGAGAAtga